The genomic DNA GAGCTTCGCGACCGCGCCGTTCCGGGCGTCGTCCGCGGCCATCTCGTCTTCGAGCCAGTCGGCGGCGTCCTCGCAGCGAACCGGCTCGGCGTCGCCGCCCTCGGCGCGCTCCTCGGCCTCCTCGGAGAGCGCGGCGTAGGCGGCCGCGAGCAGTTCGCGCTCCTCGGGGTCGGCCTCGAAGCTGGCGTAGGCCTTCGTGACCCCGAAGTAGCGCATCCGGGCCGCGAGGTCGCGGGCGAGCCGGACGTGGGGGTCCTGGTCGGGCCCGACCGGGATGACCGTGGGCTTGGGCTCCTCCAGTTGGGGGTAGAGGATGTCGGCCATTTGGGTCACGACGCTCTGCATGTGCGAGACGCTGGTCTCGCCCGAGAACCCGTAGATGTTCTCGAGCTCCGAGAAATTGGCCTTTGACCCCAGCTCGAACGCGAGGTCCTGGACGTCGCGGTCGGCCGACTGGCGGTAGACGGTCCCCTCCTCGGGGTCGAACCCGAGCGCCAGCAGGCTCAGCAGGTAGTCCCGGGCGTGCTCGTCGATCTCGTCCCAGGTCATCCCGCGGGCGCTGTTGGCCTCCAGGTCGGCGATGAGCGCGTAGGCGTCGCCGCCCCGCTGCTGGTGCCAGATTATCTCGTCGAACACCAGCTTGTGGCCGATGTGGGGGTCGCCCGTCGGCATGAACCCCGAGAGCGCCGCGAAGGGCTCGTCGTTGCGCATCGCGTCGGCGACCCGCCGGTAGTCGCGGTGGCCGAAGATGACCCCGCGGCGCATCAGGTAGTGGGGGTCGGGCACCTCGGGCAGCACCTCGTCGAACTCCTCGATGCCGAACTCCTCGAACAGCTTCCGGTAGTCGGCGACGGTCGAGGAGCCCCAGGGGTCCAGCGTGGTCTCGTCCTCGCCGGTCGCGGTGCCGCCGTCGGTGCGGATTCGGGGCGACACGTCGGGCTCGCGCCAGCGTTCGCCCGACGCGCGGCTGTGGTCGTCGGGCGATACGTCGGTCTCGCGTGCGGATTCGTCACCGGTCATAGCGGAATCGACTGGCGGCGAGCCAATCTACTCCAGTGTAGGTGCTCGTCGGCGCAAAAAGGGTTCGCTTCGGCGGTGGCGTCATAGGGTCGATTGTAGCTGTTCTCGGTACTGTTCTCCATCCGAGATGTAGTGAGCGTCACAAGGTCCGACGATTGAA from Halorussus rarus includes the following:
- a CDS encoding tryptophan--tRNA ligase; translated protein: MTGDESARETDVSPDDHSRASGERWREPDVSPRIRTDGGTATGEDETTLDPWGSSTVADYRKLFEEFGIEEFDEVLPEVPDPHYLMRRGVIFGHRDYRRVADAMRNDEPFAALSGFMPTGDPHIGHKLVFDEIIWHQQRGGDAYALIADLEANSARGMTWDEIDEHARDYLLSLLALGFDPEEGTVYRQSADRDVQDLAFELGSKANFSELENIYGFSGETSVSHMQSVVTQMADILYPQLEEPKPTVIPVGPDQDPHVRLARDLAARMRYFGVTKAYASFEADPEERELLAAAYAALSEEAEERAEGGDAEPVRCEDAADWLEDEMAADDARNGAVAKLREAGKEPLRPRVRFLDRNATDEAFEALIGAVEGEKRVFEEHVDSFELDRDEAEELAREVEIDHGGYGFVAPSSIYHRFMTGLTGGKMSSSVPASHISLLDDPEDGYDKVKAATTGGRETAEEQRELGGRADECPVYELYAYLLAGDDDEFAREVYDECVGGERLCGDCKEQAAQLMREFLAEHQEKREEVEELLDEADIELDSDRTRD